The Flavobacterium marginilacus genome window below encodes:
- a CDS encoding SGNH/GDSL hydrolase family protein yields the protein MNYKKIYLLFLLVCGSSISIAQKNAENQSYFEYSGRIEKLADNKAVLIGAAAAVSFDFSGNSCDVLLQSLENHQNYVSLELDGNYIGRVRIEKGEIKSYPVKVSNGKKTHHLSIYKATEAANGGVLFAGTTAKLVKSTASKKKKKIELIGDSITCGFGNDASAIPCGSGDWYDQHNAYWAYGPVLSRALNIDFVLSSVSGYGMYRNWNDEHENEPNIPDVYENLYLNKDSSKPYDFAFQPDLVSICLGTNDLSDGDGKKARLPFNEEKYVSNYIEFIKTVYKHAPNARIVLLTSPMVSGDKNVTLVKCLKKVIQAFENDKTHKPITLFEFQPMSPKGCGYHPDIADDKVMADQLIPYFKKLLNEK from the coding sequence ATGAATTATAAAAAAATATACCTTTTATTTTTATTGGTCTGCGGTTCGTCAATTTCTATTGCGCAAAAAAACGCTGAAAATCAGTCATATTTTGAGTATAGCGGAAGAATCGAAAAATTAGCAGATAATAAAGCGGTGCTGATAGGTGCTGCTGCTGCTGTTTCTTTTGATTTTAGCGGCAACTCATGCGATGTTTTACTGCAAAGTTTAGAGAATCATCAAAACTATGTTTCATTGGAACTCGACGGAAACTATATCGGGAGAGTTCGAATTGAGAAAGGGGAAATAAAAAGCTATCCTGTTAAAGTTTCTAATGGTAAAAAAACGCACCATCTTTCGATTTACAAAGCTACCGAAGCTGCGAACGGAGGGGTTTTATTTGCAGGGACAACAGCTAAATTAGTAAAAAGCACAGCATCCAAAAAGAAGAAAAAAATTGAACTGATTGGAGATTCCATTACATGCGGTTTTGGAAACGATGCTTCGGCGATTCCCTGCGGGAGCGGTGACTGGTACGATCAGCACAATGCGTATTGGGCTTATGGTCCGGTGCTTTCCAGAGCTTTGAATATCGATTTTGTATTGAGTTCTGTTTCGGGTTACGGGATGTACCGGAACTGGAATGACGAGCATGAAAACGAACCCAATATTCCGGATGTTTATGAAAATCTATATTTAAATAAAGACAGTTCAAAACCGTATGATTTTGCATTTCAGCCTGATTTGGTTAGTATTTGTTTAGGGACTAATGACCTTTCTGATGGAGACGGAAAAAAAGCAAGACTGCCGTTTAATGAAGAAAAATATGTTTCCAATTATATCGAATTTATTAAAACGGTTTACAAACATGCTCCTAATGCCCGAATTGTATTATTGACAAGTCCGATGGTTTCGGGTGATAAAAATGTGACTTTGGTAAAATGTCTGAAAAAAGTAATTCAGGCTTTTGAAAATGATAAAACACACAAGCCAATTACATTATTCGAATTTCAGCCAATGTCTCCAAAAGGCTGTGGCTATCATCCAGATATTGCTGATGATAAAGTAATGGCTGACCAATTGATTCCTTATTTTAAAAAACTGCTAAATGAAAAATAA